The Helianthus annuus cultivar XRQ/B chromosome 16, HanXRQr2.0-SUNRISE, whole genome shotgun sequence genome includes a window with the following:
- the LOC118488186 gene encoding chromosome partition protein Smc-like, with amino-acid sequence MQGDDISNDASACKEILGGLGTPYEVERARSAPRELRINQLSTMLVGSSIVANAILEDYRVLGRREEEAARLRAEAEELVKAARAGAEQLEKDRAAFEKQKQTSEWAATAQLKQELTNAKAANAALVKEKAAAEAVAVKAQQAQALAVKALGEAKETGAHTAKTLDEAKERENRTSKALEEANAERTRLGKVVASLQADVKAWKVAVKDLTARVSVAEERANAAVEAKDAVTSSFNQLEADREWMRSHGITRAVLSKSDPGFVTWTPKVA; translated from the exons atgcagggggatgatatttccaatgaCGCTTCTGCGtgtaaggagattctgggtgggcTGGGCACCCCATATGAAGTTGAACGTGCCCGTTCTGCACCTCGGGAgctgcgcatcaaccaactttctaccatgctagtaggaagttccatagtggcgaacgCCATTTTGGAAGACTACAGGGTGTTAGGTCGCAGGGAGGAGGAAGCTGCTCGCttgcgggccgaagcggaagagttagtcaaggctgctcgtgcgggtgcggagcagcttgagaaggatagagctgcttttgagaagcagaaacagacctcggagtgggctgccactgctcagctgaaacag gagttaacgaatgccaaggcagcgaacgctgCTTTGGTCAAAGAAAAGGCTGCAGCTGAGGCGGTTGCGGTTAAGGCGCAACAAGCACAGGCCCTGGCTGTTAAGGCGCTGGGAGAGGCCAAGGAAACGGGGGCCCATACTGCGAAGACCCTTGATGAGGCCAAAGAGAGGGAAAACCGCACTTCGAAGGCTCTGGAAGAGGCGAACGCTGAGCGTACCCGCTTGGGTAAGGTTGTTGCTAGCCTTCAG GCTGATGTTAAGGCCTGGAAGGTCGCGGTTaaagaccttactgcccgcgtatCGGTTGCGGAAGAGCGGGCTAATGCTGCTGTTGAGGCCAAGGACGCCGTGACATCTTCTtttaaccagcttgaggctgaccgtgagtggatgcggagtcaTGGTATCAcgcgt GCGGTGTTATCGAAGAGCGATCCGGGTTTCGTGACGTGGACACCGAAAGTCGCCTGA